Below is a window of Leifsonia sp. NPDC080035 DNA.
GGCTGCTGGAGAACCACGCGGGCGCACGTTACCGCGGAGGCGCGGAGCTGCTCACGGCGACGCGCTGACCGTCCCGCCGCCGACGGCGACGACATCTGTGCCACATCGTGGGAAAGCGCCGGCGATTCCCACGATGTGGCACAAATGTCCCAGTCGGCGGAGGGTGCCGGCTGGGCGGATTTCCGCGCGTGTGCCAGTAGGTTGAGGGAATGCGTGCAAAGCCGGACCGGGGGGCAGCGGTCCGCCCGTTCTGGCTGCTCCGGTCGCGCGCCCAGGCGGGCACGCTGGCCGCGACCGGGCTGGTGGTCGTGGTGGTCGCGTTCCTCGCGAGCGTGATGGCAGGTCTGGCGCTGCGCTCGCCGGACGCGGCCGTCCGCGCGACGCTCGCGGAGGAACCGGCGGCGGTGACCTCGCTCGCGCTGCAGGCGACCGCCTCCTCCGACGCCGAGGCGCAGGATGCCGCCGTGCGCTCGGTGATCGGCTCCCGGTTCCGCGGGGCGCCGATGGATGTCGATGCCGTCTCGTTCGTGCCGTCCGCGGCCGTCTCCGGCGGCGGGTCCGCCCTGCTGCTGGTCTCCGACCGCGCGCTCGAGGATCGGGTCCGCTTCGTCTCGGGCAGGGCGCCGGGGGCGGGCGAGGCGGCCGTCGACGCCGCCTTCGCCCGCGCGCACACGCTGAAAGCGGGGGATGCGCTCACGTTCCGGGCCGCCTCCGGACCCGTCCGGGTGACCGTCTCCGGCGTCTGGCGGCCGCGGGATGCGGCGGCGCCGGCCTGGCTCGGCGTCACGAGCGGGATCGGTGCGACCGACGGTCGCGTCATCGCCGACCGGCGAGTGGCCGACGCCGCCGGGGACGGCATCACCGCCCAGTGGACGCTGGCCCCGGACGCGGGCCGGCTGACGGCCGCCCAGCTGCCGCGCCTGCACCAGGGGCTCACGACGGTCCGCGACGCGCTCAGCGAGGACGCGGTGGCCGGCAGCAGTCCGTTCTCGGCCACCGGCGGCGCCGCCGCGACCGCCACGGCCATGCAGCGTTCCGTGCTGGCCCTGCAGGCGGTCATCCCCGTCCCGCTCGCGGTGCTCGCCGTCTGCTCGGTGATCGCCCTGGTGCTGCTCGTCCAGCTGCTGGCGGCCGCGCGGCGCGTGGAGACGCGACTGCTCCGCTCCCGCGGCGTCACCGTCCCGGCTCTGGCCCTGGCGACTGCGGCCGAGTCCGGCGTCGTCGCGATCGCGGCCGTCGTCGTCGGCTCGGGGGTGGCCCAGGCCGTGCTGTCCCTCCTGGTCGGCCCGCCCTCCGGGGTCCTGGATGTGCTGCTCCCGCCGCTCCTGGTCCTCGCCGCGGCGGTCGGCACGGCGACGCTCACGGTCGCCGTCTCCGCGCGCTCGATCACGGACGCGCCCGGTGCGGTGGAGGCGGGGCGCGGCCGCACCGTCGTCTCGGGCGGCCTCACCGTGCTCGCGGTCATCGCCGCCGGCGTGACGCTGTGGCGCTTCGTCGCGTTCGGCCCGGCCGCAGGGGGCACCGCCGTCGACCCGGCCGGGGTCGTCGCTCCCGCGGCGGTGCTGTGCGCCATCGCCCTGCTCGGCCTGCTGCTGTTCGGCCCGGCCTCGGCCGCCGTCGAGCGCGTCGCGGGCCGCGGGCGCGGCGTCGCGGGGGTGCTCCCGGCGCGCCAGGTCGGCCGCGGCGTCGCGCTGTTCGCCGGTCCCGTCGCCCTCATCGTGCTCGCGGTCGGCGCGATCACCTTCGCCGCCGGCTACGCGGGGACGTTCGGCGGCTTCCTGCGCGACTCCGCACTGCTCGTGAACGGCGCTGCGGTCCGGGTCGACCTCGGTGTCGGCGGCAGCCCGCGCGGCGCGGAGGACGTCTCGGGGGCGGAGTCGCTGAGCCATGCTTCGGGCGTCACCGCATCCTCGCCCGCGATCGTCGACGACGGCACGGTGGGCGACACCGATGTGACGGTCGTCGCCGCGGACGCCGCCAGGCTGCCCGCGCTGGTGCCGGTCGGCGGGTATCTGCTCGACACGCAGCGGCTCGCCTCCCGGGTGGCCGTGAAGGATGCGCTGGCCGGCCCCCGCGTCACGGGGACCGTGAACGCCACCGTCGCGCTGACGGCCTCGGCAGGCGCGGCCGAGGTGACCGGCGCGACGCTCTGGTTCGCGAACACGGCGGGCGAGGTCGTGCCGGTGAGCGCGGCGCCCTCCGCGGCCGGCGCCGTCGGCATCCGCGTGCCCTCGGGCGGGTCGTGGCGGTTGGTCGCCGCCGACGTCGCCGTCGCCTCGGTGACGGATGGGGCCGCGAACGTGGAGGTCCGGGTCGCCGGTCTCCCCTCGGCCGCCGCCTCCTGGGCCCTCGCTCCCGCCGCGTTCGGTTCGGCCGGCACCTTCCGCGCCGTCGCCCCGCTCGGCGCGACCGCCGCATACCTCGACGGGAATGCGTCGGTCCGGTTCCTTCCGAAGGCCTCCGCCGCGGCTGTGCCCGTCGCCATCACGGGCGCTCTCGCGGCCGACGATGCGCTCGAGCTCGGCCAGCGCATCGAGCTGAGCGGCCCGATCGGCTCGCTGTCCGCCGTCGTCTCCGACATCGTCCCCGCCCTGCCCGGCACCTCGTCCGAACGCGCCGTGTTCGCCGACCTGCCCGCGCTCGGCGAGCAGTTGCTGCACACGACGCCGTCCGTCACGCGGGCGTCCGCCGTGCTGCTGACCGGCGACGACACGGACGCGATCGCGGGGGCGGCGCGCGCTTCCGCCGGGCCCGATGCCGTCGTCAGCACCGCGTCCGGCGCCTTCGTCTCGCGCTTCCTCTCCGGCGCCGTCATCAGCACCTGGCTCGGTGCGGCGGGATGCGCGCTGCTGGCGGTCGCCGCCATCACGGCGGCCATCGCCGCGGCCCTGCGGCGCCGCCGCGGCGAGGTGATCGTGCTGCGCGCGGTCGGTCTCTCGGGTCGTCAGCAGGCCGGGGCCCGGCGCCTCGAGGTCGTCGGGGTCTCCGTCGCCGCCGGCGTCTTCGGGCTGCTCGGCGGCGTCGTGGTCGTGCTGCTCGTCGGCAACACCCTGGCCAGACTCTCGGTGGTCACCGCGCCCGCCACGCTGTCCGTGCGGGGAACGGTGGATCCGGTCGGCATGGCGGTCGGCCTCGTCGCCCTGGGAGCCGCCGTCGCCGTCGCCGTCTGGGGCTACGGCTCGGCGGTGCGCAGACAGGCCGCCGACACCGCCTACCGGGAGGAGACCCGGTGAGCGCCCGCACGTCCCGGCTCTCCGATGCCGGCCTCGCCGCCCGGTCGCTGCGCGCGTTCCGGGGCGGCCTGCTGCTCCTCGCCGTCGTCGCCCTGATCACCTCCACCGCGCTCTGCGCCTGGCCGCGGATCGCGAGTTCGCTGCTGACGGCCGAGCTCCGGCACGAGCTGGTGGAGGCGGGAGCGGGCGGCCGGGACTTCAGCACCGCCATCCAGGCGAGCAACTCCGGCTTCGGGCCGGTGCTCGAACCCGTCGCCGTGTGGAACGCACTGCCGGCCACCGCCGTCGCCGCGCGCGAGCGGATGCGGCCGCCGCTGCGCGCCGTGACCACCGACGGCGACGTCGCGGCGCGAGCGGCAGCGGGCATCGCTCCGCCGGCCGGGGCCGCGGGCAACAGCCGGTACTCCGCCGTCATGGAGGCGTATCGCGGGCTCCGCTCGGCGGCGCGGCTCGTCGACGGCGAGTGGCCGGGGCCGATCGCGTCGCCGCTCAGGCCGGACGCCGTCGTGCCGGTTGTGATGACGCGCGAGGCAGCGAAGCTGTTCGCCTGGACGCTCGGGCAGGAGCGACGCGCCGGCATCGCCGACGGCGTGCGTCTGAAGCTGACGGGCATCGTCGAGCCGCGCGATCCCTCCGCGGACTTCTGGGACCTCGATCCGGTGCGCGCGAAGGGCCACTACGTGGACGGCGGCGACTCCGGGAAGGACTTCGGCGCCGTGGTGTGGCTCGACCCCGCGTCCTGGCCGGTGCTCGCCGCCCACGCGGACGAGACCTCAGCGGCCATCTGGTACCCGGTCGTCCCGGAACGTTTCACGGTGGAGGGGCTGCCCGCGGCCCGCGCCGCGCTCGGCAACTACCTGGCGTCGCCGCCCGCGGCGACGGTCGGCGGCATCGCGGTGCCGCTCACGTTCGCCACCAGTCTGCAGCGGCCGCTCGACGACTTCCAGGCGCGCGCCCAGCCCGCGAACACGCTCTTCGCCATCCTTGCCGCCGGTCCGCTGGTGGTCGCGCTCACCGTGCTCGCGCTCGGCGCGCGTCTCGTGGTGGCTCGGCGGCGGGATGCGCTGCTGCTGATGGCCGCGCGGGGCGCCTCTCCCGCGCGACTGCGGTCGAGTCTTGCGATGGATGCGGCGATCGCCTCCGTCCCGGCCGCCGCCCTCGGCCTCGGGATCGCTGTCGCTGTCACGCCCGGCGCCGTGCCGCTGGCGGTGCCGGTTCTGCTCGCGGTGCTCTGCGCCGTGCTGCCCCCGCTCGCGCTGGTGCTCGCGGCGGGCAGCCTGACGCCATCGGTCGCACGGGCGACGCGCCCGCGCTGGGCGTGGGTGGCGGAGGTCGTGGTGGTCGGGCTGGCGGTGCTCAGCGTCGTCCTGCTGAGCCGCAGGGGGCTGGAGCCCGCGGGGACCGGCCTCGGCGTCGACCCGCTCGCGGCCCTGACGCCTGTCCTCGTCGCGCTGGCCGCCTGCGTGCTCGTGCTGCGCGTCACCGTCGTGCCGCTCGGCTGGCTCGCCGGCGTGTTCCGCCGCGGTCGGGGCGCCGTCGCCCTGCTCGGCGCGTCCGGTGCGCGCGGGTCGCACGCGGGCGTGCTGTGGCCGGTGTTCGCGCTCATCGCCGGCGTCAGCATCGCGCTGTTCTCGGTGAGCGTGCTCTCCACCGAGCGCTCCGGGCTGGACGGGGGAGCGCGCGCCCGCGTCGGTGCCGACCTGTCGGTGACGGCCGCGTCCACCCTGACCGCGGATCAGGTCACGCAGATCGGGCGCATCCCCGGCGTCGACCGCACGGCCACCGTCGAGTTCGCCGGTGGTGTCGGCGTCAGCGTGTCCGGGCGCACCGAGTTCGTCTCCGGCTACCTGGTCGACCCGCGCCAGCTGGACGCCGTGCAGCAGGACCTGCCGCCGTCGGCAAGGATGTCGACGCCGCTGACCGATGTGATCACCGGCCGCACCGGCGCGATCCTCGGCGGCTGGGACAGCCGTATCCCGGTCACCAGCGCCCTCATCGTCTCCCAGGGCACCAACGTGCATCTCGGCGTGACCGAGCTCGACTTCACCCCCGGCCTGTACCTGCGCGACAGCACCTGGGTCATCATCGACCGCACGACGCTGCCGGCGTCCAGCGAGGTCACCGGCACGCCGCAGACGGTGCTCGTCTCGCTCGCTCCCGGGGCGGATGCGCAGCGCGTGCACGCCGAGCTGGCCCGCATCGGCGGTGCCGGCGCGACCGTGGGCGATGCGATCGCCGAACGTGCCGCCCTGCGCGCGTCCCCGCTCGTCGCCGGGACCGAGAGCGTGGCCCTGCTGTCCATCGCGCTCACCGCGCTGCTCTGCATCGGCGCGCTGCTGCTCACGCTGGTGATGAACACCGCGGCGCGCATCCGGCTCGTCGCCACCCTGCGTACCATCGGGTTCAGCTCGCGGCAGACCGCCGGCGTCCTCGCCTGGGAGCTGGGACCCGTGCTGGTGGTCGGGCTGATCGCCGGGGCCGTGGTGGGACTGCTGCTGCCGGGCGTCGTGCTCGGCCCGCTCGACCTGCGCGGCTTCACCGGCAGCCCGGTGCAGCCGGAGATCGTCCGGGATCCGTGGTTGATCCTCGCCGCGCTCGCCGGCTTCGCCGCCGTGGCCGCCGTCGCGACCCTGGCGGCGCTCGCGGGTGCACGGCGCGCATCGCCCGCCGCCGTGTTGAGGACCACCGGAGGGGGATGAGGGAAGAATGAGTGCCGTGACCGAGAATGCCCGCGCCGACGCGTCGATCCGCTGCGCCGACCTGGTGCGCATCTTCACCGCGGACGGCGTGGAGGTGCAGGCCCTGCAGGGCCTGACGCTGCGGGTGGATGCGGGCGAGCTCGTCGCCATCGTCGGCGCCTCCGGGTCGGGCAAGTCGACGCTGCTCGGCATCCTGTCCGGGCTCGACAAGCCGACCGCCGGCCAGGTGTCCGTCGCCGGCCGCGACCTGCTCGCGCTCTCCAACCGGGAGCGGGTCGACTACCGGCGGCACACCGTCGGCTTCGTCTGGCAGCAGACCTCGCGCAACCTGCTCGGCTACCTGACCGCCCGCGAGAACATCGCGCTCACCATGTCCCTCGCCCGCACCCCTGACCGGGAGCGCCGCTCCGGCGAGCTGCTCGACCTGCTCGAGGTGTCGCACTGCGCCGACCGCCGGCCCACCGAGATGAGCGGCGGCGAGCAGCAGCGCGTCGCGATCGCAGTCGGGCTCGCCAACGACCCGCGCGTGCTGCTCGCCGACGAGCCGACCGGCGAGCTGGACGAGGCGACCAGCGCCGAGGTGCTGGAGGCGATGCGCGGCGTCAACAGGGAGCTCGGCGTGACGACGCTGATCGTCACGCACGACCCCGCCGTCTCCGACCACGTCGCCCGCACCGTGCAGATCCGCGACGGCCGCACCTCCACCGAGGTGCTGCGCCGCACGGGGGTCACGGCGGACGGCGACGAGCACATCGTGGCCGAGGAGTTCGCGGTGCTCGACCGGGTGGGCCGGCTGCAGCTGCCGCAGGAGTACCTGACGACGCTGGGGATGCGCGAGCGCGT
It encodes the following:
- a CDS encoding FtsX-like permease family protein; translation: MSARTSRLSDAGLAARSLRAFRGGLLLLAVVALITSTALCAWPRIASSLLTAELRHELVEAGAGGRDFSTAIQASNSGFGPVLEPVAVWNALPATAVAARERMRPPLRAVTTDGDVAARAAAGIAPPAGAAGNSRYSAVMEAYRGLRSAARLVDGEWPGPIASPLRPDAVVPVVMTREAAKLFAWTLGQERRAGIADGVRLKLTGIVEPRDPSADFWDLDPVRAKGHYVDGGDSGKDFGAVVWLDPASWPVLAAHADETSAAIWYPVVPERFTVEGLPAARAALGNYLASPPAATVGGIAVPLTFATSLQRPLDDFQARAQPANTLFAILAAGPLVVALTVLALGARLVVARRRDALLLMAARGASPARLRSSLAMDAAIASVPAAALGLGIAVAVTPGAVPLAVPVLLAVLCAVLPPLALVLAAGSLTPSVARATRPRWAWVAEVVVVGLAVLSVVLLSRRGLEPAGTGLGVDPLAALTPVLVALAACVLVLRVTVVPLGWLAGVFRRGRGAVALLGASGARGSHAGVLWPVFALIAGVSIALFSVSVLSTERSGLDGGARARVGADLSVTAASTLTADQVTQIGRIPGVDRTATVEFAGGVGVSVSGRTEFVSGYLVDPRQLDAVQQDLPPSARMSTPLTDVITGRTGAILGGWDSRIPVTSALIVSQGTNVHLGVTELDFTPGLYLRDSTWVIIDRTTLPASSEVTGTPQTVLVSLAPGADAQRVHAELARIGGAGATVGDAIAERAALRASPLVAGTESVALLSIALTALLCIGALLLTLVMNTAARIRLVATLRTIGFSSRQTAGVLAWELGPVLVVGLIAGAVVGLLLPGVVLGPLDLRGFTGSPVQPEIVRDPWLILAALAGFAAVAAVATLAALAGARRASPAAVLRTTGGG
- a CDS encoding ABC transporter ATP-binding protein, whose translation is MTENARADASIRCADLVRIFTADGVEVQALQGLTLRVDAGELVAIVGASGSGKSTLLGILSGLDKPTAGQVSVAGRDLLALSNRERVDYRRHTVGFVWQQTSRNLLGYLTARENIALTMSLARTPDRERRSGELLDLLEVSHCADRRPTEMSGGEQQRVAIAVGLANDPRVLLADEPTGELDEATSAEVLEAMRGVNRELGVTTLIVTHDPAVSDHVARTVQIRDGRTSTEVLRRTGVTADGDEHIVAEEFAVLDRVGRLQLPQEYLTTLGMRERVRLALETDHVGVWPHAAGEDDADDDR